The window ACTACAAGTGCTCTTTCCATGTTATGTTCTCACCCCATTACACAAGTAAAGAGTAAAGAGTAAAGACTAGCTGTTAACTACAATAGGCTTTTTGGATTAAATGCAATGGGTACCAATGTCTTACACATGTTATTTCATTATCTGTGATGTGATGAATGACGAAGGGTGTATTAAAATTTCTTTTTTTTTCAGTTTTTAAATATCCGCATCGTCCTTTTATAGATACAGTTCAAGATGTAAACCTTCTCTATAATCAAAATTATTTAAAGACAGCCGCATCAGTTCTTTATTTTTTTTAAAAAAAGTTTTCTTTTGAACAATCTCTCTACCAGGACAAACTAAATCAATGGTTAATATTGATCAATTTGAAAAGACCATATCATAACTAGTCGACCTTATCGATGAGTTGACAAAAATTTATTTCATCATATCGGTCAATAATACAATGTCATCCATTAACAGAACTGAGATGAATGATCAACCATCATTTCTAGTCCGATTGATGTTTGGTACGAGCATAGTTTAAGTGTTTTAACATGATAGACAGACTCGATGGATTAGGGTCGAGTCACAGAGTATAGTGGAGAATATATAGAAGATCTAGGAGTGAGTGCAGCTAAGATGGTATTTTGTAGAGAACAAACAATCAACAAAGCAGATAAGGCATATTCAACTGTGGAACCGCAATCAATCAAAAACGGCAGTTGGATCAATGAGACATGTGAGTTCCAACCCCACTTTCACTCTAAAGTGCACACCTTTTCTCTATATCTTTACACAGTTACACTTGCACCAACTTAGATATTTTACCCAACTCACTCCCTCATAACATGCCATGTGTCCCCATCATAACACTCTTCCCTCCCTAAACTACCCCCAGTCCTTTTTTTTTTTTTTGAGAATGGAACTACTCCCCAGTCTGGGCATTCATATTTGATAAATGAGAAAACACCAAACAACCACTGACACCAGCGTATGCGTGTGAAGTCCAGCAAAAGGAGCAAAAGGAGAACTGTTGACCGCCTAATAAGTTCCACAGGATACCAGAAGAGAGCATACTTTATTGGGTTCTACAAAAATCTATCATTAGTTCATCATCACTATTATTATGTTACAAGATCTGAATGTATATAGTGTATGAGTACGAGTAGGTGATGTTCGGGATGAATTTAAACTCGTAAAGTTATCAATGTGATACCGTAACTTATTTTTTCTCAATCAATAATTCTTCTTCGTAATAGAGCCCTTATAATATAAGACGTATAAATAGAGGTACCCTTATTACATTAGTGTATCGAGCATGATACATTAGTGTGGTTGTTAGACTCACCTGTAAATCTTTTTACAACTTATCTCACACATTAAACAATGCAAACAGTTTCATATTCCATAGCACTATTGAACTTCTTCGGTCACATTAGTGTGGTTCAGCATGATATAAAATGTCATAAAATACCAACTATGTTTCGGTTCTTATATCGTATAGCTAAAATATAAATTCTATCTAGCAAAGAAATTTGTAAAAAATGTATTATCTCTAACCGACCAAAAATGGAAATGAGTTGTATATGAACTCAATGCGCACGTCAACAGTTATCCAATCAGAGCACTTGCCTATTGCCGATGTGGAATTTTCCACCAGAACCTTAAAAGCAATTCATGTCCAACACACTTTTCAGTTCTACACAGAATTCCTAATTCCCCAATTAAATGGCTAGATGAGTCCACCAAGGCATGTTTAAGATGCAAAGCAAGAAGGGACTAGAAGGACCCCATTGACTTTCAACCCAGATTTTTCCAAGATGGATCCAAAAAAAAAAGAAGATTTTTCTAGCTGACAAGCCAAAAAATTAGTTCCTGGTAGGCTGCCAAATAAAGACAGCTCAGACTGTCACTTCTCTAGGGATTCAAAGTTTCAGCAAAAAAATCTTCTGGCGAACCAAAGATATTTCTCTCCCAACTAAATCTCCTACTTGGAAAAAAGCTCACAAAATATCTTGGCAAAATGGCAAATATCTCTACAAATATCTAACAGGGAAAAGAAGCAACGTAATGTGCACCTATCAAACAGTTGGGTTGGACATGCTTTGTTGCTATCATCAGTTTGAAACAAATGACGGAATAAAATGATATTTTGTGCTGGAAAATAAACTTTATGGCAGACAAGAACAAAAAGATGATTGAATAGCTGATCATAATCGTCCAACTTACAACAAAGATGGGAATAGCAGATCGCGTAGATCTTGCATCAAGCGCACCAGGTTGAAATTAGTAGTCTGTAGCTCCGGCGATTGAATCTAACTACAAACAGGACTCAGCTACAGGGTTACTAAAATATCTTCAGCTAAATATACAAGAGCAAGTAGATCACCACACGATCCAAAGAGAAAAGGATGGCCGGGAAAGCAATCCAAAAAGTCCAACAATTTGTTGGTGCCACCTTTGGCACCATCTTAGCAAATCACGGGTGACCAAACCGACCGAAAGAGATCAGAAAAATAGAAAAACTCAGGGTATGAAGTATGAACTACGAAGATTGTACCACCTGGGAAATACATTTACAGAGCCTCATTATCCTTGCGGATCCAGATCCAAGACCCTCAGCTGCAGCTCTTATGTCAGCTAAGAGGGACTGTGGGAGTAACACTTGTGCTGCAGATTCAGAAGCCTGGATCTGATATGGAAGGATCTCTGACGGATAAACCCCCCTGCCCAAAAACAAAGAAATAGTTACTGTCAAAACTACATCGACATATAAAGCACATTTTGTAGTATCATGACATAGATTGTTGACAATTTTAAAACAATAATGCAGGAAGCAACGAAGAACATTTTAATCATTAGTTCAATTTCGTTTTCTAAAGTAAAGAGTCCTCTACAATATGGACTTCCTGTAAAGCAGATGGGCACTCAGGAGACCTTATATGTGGTTAATACATGGAGACTGGAGGTCTCCAGTGCATCATTGTATTAGCTATATATTATGTAACATTTCTAGCTGGACATGATGGCACTCATAAGTCACAGGCAAAACCTTCAAGTAAAACCAGCATAGTCCAGTGTTGTATGGAAATCAATTGTCTTTGTCGGGCCTAGTAAAATGACAGTGATGAAAGGCACAAGGTGACCAACAAAAACGGCCCAAAATCTTCGAGGACCATCAAATTTGCAGATTTATTGTCACAGCATGATAAAGGGTTTGACAGTTATATAGCTAAGCAGTCAAATCATTTATGGCATAAACTTTGAAATTAGATACAACTGCAAATGAAATCATCAGTACTAATGGAATTGTACAGGAATGTACCTCTTCAAACATGTCATATCGAGAGACAGCGTGACCTTTCTACTACTCTTACAATTAAGGAAACAAAGCTGCAGATCAAGCTGATCATCTGCAAAATTACAACATCACAGAAAAACTTTAGTTACAGGTAATAACTATGCATGCCGAGGGCCAGTAATAGTAACAGATCAACTGTTGAGATTAAAATATATTTATCACCAGATGGAGTATGAAAGCGTGTCTGGATCAAATTTACAATCTCAAATCGAGCCAGCTGCACTTCCTCAACCACGTCTAGCAGATTACATAGCTGTGAACGTATAACCTGAATAATCAAATAGACCACTGTGAAACCAGGCCTTATGGTAGGGAGACTCTAAAATATATCCACTCTGACATCCATAATTTCATATATTTCACAATCTACAGTAACTAAATACAGTACCACGATCTCTTGTACATTAATGCACCTACAATTATATTCACTTAAATGGTACATACTTGTGTTTCTTGCGCCAAACATCTTGAATCAAAAATTTCCTTGGTGACCTCAGAGTCTAGCACAAAACCAAATGCAACTAGGGAACCGATGTTCGGGAAGGCCTGGAACAAGAAAATTAAATCATTAAGGAGAGAGTTTGTAATAGGAACAACTGCTTGACTTCATTACCTTCATGATCTTAGCATCGTTCAACTTTTTTGAGATGACTATGCGTGATGTTGGACCCACATTACCACCAAACCTGTATATCATTAAAATGAAAACATATTACACATTTTGTAATAGAAAAGAAAGTACAGGACCCAGCCACAAGCACATATATGATACGAAAAGAAAAGATCAGTCAAAGAAATAAAACAGGATATACCTTTGGCTGATGTAACCATGATAGCTGAGAAGAATGTTGTAATGACCATTCTTAATCTCAAATTTGTCAACATCCCATAACTGTTGAAATCACAAGAGTCTCTCAGTGAAAGAGAACATTTACTAAATAAGTCATGACAAACATAGCAATAATAAGATGTACCTGAAACTCCCGACGTATTAACCTGCAGAATGTTCTTGTCTTCAGATGATCATGAACTAAAGAAATAGTGTCACCATAACTTGGTTCTCCTTTCAACTTGATATGAGAGTGAAAGAAATTGCTTAAACTTTTTAGCTGTCCATCTGAAGCTTTAAGCTCATGTCTCATTGCGCTCATGTTATCACTGGGAGCCTGACAAATAAATATAGATAAAATAACTTAAAACCCAACTTCATTAGATTATCTTATATGATTATTTCAAAACATCTATAAATATAGTGATAGAAATCAACAAGGTACACAGATTATTCACCATAACTACACAACAGTACAATACAACCTTCTGACGATGCAAAACGACAAGTAAAAGCTAAACCAAGCCATACCATAATATTGTTGTTTTAGGGCCTGCTGCAGGATATATTATCATAGGACTCACTTCTTTTATCTTATGTTGTGGCCTTTGATATAAGGAAGCAATATGGAACGGGGAAGAATAGAAAGGATATAAACCAAAGCTTGCTCGTAAAAAGCATAGAAAGACCAGAAACAGCATATTATGGTTTCTTATCTTGTATGTTTTATTTCGCCCCAATTCTTCAAACTTGTTACAACAACCATCTTCAAACTCCACAAATAAATCCACTTACAGACTTGGAATTTGTTTATGCACCATAAATCTTAGACAACATACTCTCCTGCAAAAGACACTTAGAATAACCGGAGTTCTCGTTAAATTATGCCTGATATATTAGGATATGTCTACCCATTTATGCTTTTATAGTCTTGAAAGAAACAAGATTAATTACTCCTGTGCCTCAGATTGCACTGTTCTACATTTTAAGATTTCGCCAGTTGTATCCCCCACATGCCACGTCCTTGCTTCAGAGTTTTCAAAGTGCCTACTATGTTAAGTCAATTTGTTAGCTTTCACATTTTTTATGCACCATAAACCCCTTTTGTTAATTAGTGATGACTACTGAATGAAGAGGAACTATTTAGGCCATCTCCAATGAAAAAAAAGAAGTTCCCAAAGATAAATGGTTACCTCTTGTTCACCCACTAAACATGACCGTCTCTCATCAACAGGAGTCTCTCTTTTACCAGCTTCAGACTGACACTGGGTGAAGTTCACCTTCAGCATCTGAGACTCCTGAACTGCAGAGCTTAAGAGCTGTAACTTACTCTGCAGGCAAGCACAAATATAAGGGAAGGTCACAAACTGCATGCATAGCTAGAGAATCAAAAGTCACAGAACAAAAAATACCTGTAATTTGTGGCGCTTCAACTGCATTAACTGCAACCTTGCCTTTTCATACGCTAATCTGTAAAGCAGCAACCTTGCTTCAGCTACCCTGCAAGGTTCAGTTGCCAATGCTTTTAATGGTAAGCCAGATTCCTGGATAGGTAGCCCAAGTTACATATTTTGGAACAATCAAGGATATGGGACACCACCTTTTATGCCCACGACTGATGCAGTTGACATTCTGTACACATAAACACCAGTCTTAGGGAAAAGAGGGAAGTGTAGTTGTGTTATTAGCTCTAAAGGATGTAAAATGCGCTCCATGCTTATAACTGAACCTCAACAATGCAATTAAAAATGTTTTTAAGCAGACCTGAGATTGGATTTGAGCACAAAGCGTCTCATACTTTTTAGGCTTCACTAGATGTATCAAGATATCTTCCAGAACCCCAATCTACATGATAATGAAAAACAGTAATGTAAGTACAAGAAAATATAGAGACCATAAATTTGAGTATAAGATGGTCGGCTAATTCAGTTTAATTTTTCATTGGGAAGAGATAATAGGATATATAAAATATACCGCTTTTAAATTTAGGTTGCTTGTCAATGGAGAAAGCAATTGTTCTGAATCTCCCGAGAATTTGACTAGAATCTGCAAGAACTCTCACGTCAAAAAAATAAATAAAATGAATCTATGTATATCTATTCAAGGAGACTGGGTACAAAACAAGAAATAGGACACACACATCAGTCCAGCTCTCCCATTTTGTATCACTCGATTCACCACCATGCTTTTCTCTGTCACTTTGAAGTTTAGTTGAATGACCCAATATTAACTGGGTATCATAGTTCTCACTTCTATGAACTTTAGAACTTCTCTGGCTGCCAGGGACCATATCTGTACAGTCTCCATCCTCGAGACTTAACCTTGGGTTTCTTCTTTTACGTCCAAATGAACTTTCTGCATCTTGTTTGATAAGAGGACTCTGTGAAATATGTAGTCCCTGATAACAATCATTAGGATGATTAATTGAAATTAACTCGGGAGATTCAATGTCTTTCCCAAGTGGTTGCATATTATCAATGTGTTCTGTATAAGATGGCCTGAAGGGGCTTAGTGTTAGATCCTTCAGAAAGAGACTATAATTCGGCTCTTCCACAATGGGAGTACCAATTTGCTCTTTCCCAGAAGGACTCTCACTAAGCTTTTTCTTGGAAGAACTCCTAGCTGTTTCTTTCCTGTAGGGACTCTGACTTGGCTCTTTCTTGAGGGGGCTCCAAGGGGTATTTCCCAAGGGAGGACTTGGAGTTTGCTTTTTCCTGGATGGACTCTGAGATGGCCCTTCCATAAAATTGTTCGGAGCTGAGTCTTTAGAAGGAGGGCTCTGAGTTGATCATTACCAAACAGAATGTCACATTTACAGGCATCACAAGAAGTAATGATAATTAAATAGAGCAACATTGTATTTAACAGCAGCTGTCTATTGCATGCGCAACTGTAAGAAAGCCATTGTCAAATTTGAATAAACCCCAAACCTCATCCCACCACCCAGCCTACTGAGGCCAGAATGGGTATGGAATACTGGTTTGTACCAGCGAATTGACAACCTCAATGTGTTAGATATTGGAAATACAAGAACAAAAATCAGCGACTGACCTGAAGGGATGATTCAGTCATACTTCTGCCGACAAATGGTTTAGACTGGGGTTCTAGTCCAGGTTGAAATCTTTTATGTGGACTTCGCAATTGAATGTTCAGAATGCCTGCACCACTTAGAGGAGTTTGGAGGTTATTTTCTGACTGAAGTTGCACATGGGGAAGATTCACTTCTTGCTTATCTGCCAAAAGAAAATCAGTTCCAGAAGAAACCATTGTTCCTTTTGTGGCATTATCTGACATCAAGAGATGCTGGGTCCTTTTACTTCCAGATACCGACAGCTGAGAGGGTGGAGCAACTTCTTCTACCGGTCTGTCACATTTATCCTTCAAAAGACTGTCCGTGACTGTGGAATTTTCATCCTTCCCCAACTTTTGAATGTTAACTGGGTTCTCAATGTCATTTGAGCCTGTGTTAACCAAACTCTTCTGTCCTCTCTTCTCCAGATCACCTACTTGCTTCTCCAAAAAAGCAGTAGGAGATTTGTTAAAGTCACGTTGTAGATCTTTACTAATGTCAGCCATAACAGTACTTAAAGGAGCATTTGGGGATGAGTAACTCGACAATCTACATATTAATTTCTCAATCCCATCTTTGAGACTAGAAGCACGAGGAGAAGGCTCTGGATTTCTTAACCTGGAAATGCTTTTCTGAATTGATGGATACCACACTTCATGTTTTGAGGAAGGAGTCACTGTCTCTGAATGCCTTGTTATATTAGGAGTATTCATAATTGACTGCTGTCCTCTAGCAGATAACATGGGTATGGACCCCTCCTTAACAGAATGAGGATCAATATTAGAATTATGTCTTCTGTCTTTGGGAGAATTTTCTTTTCCCAATCCCAGGTTTAAATGTTGAGAAGCAGGATCATGTAGCGGATACGCATCAAACTGAAGAGATTTAGTTGATTTACTATTGACATTTGCTAGGAGGTCGCCATTCACAGCAAGTAACTCTGAACTTTTGATACCCTTTTGAAATTTATCTTCAGTGAGTTTGTTACTGACCTACAAATAAAACAGTGGAAAATGTAAACAAACCTGTGCCTCATTCACCCATAAAAGAACTCATTATTAACTTTTGGCACTTTATAGTGTAATTTGTTAGTTGTTAAATGAAGAACCGAGATGATAGATTGAATATTTAACAATCCATGATTTTTTAAAATCTTATGTTATACAGTACAAAGGAAGTCTTTTCTGCTCTTAAGTGAATTAAAAAACAATTCTATTTTAACCATAGAACCAGAACTTTTCTACATTTTGAGATCCGAAAATGAAAGCACAAACAAAACATCAGCTATGCAGACTGTTTTGACAGTGTGCATGCAAACAAAACAACAATAAAAGTAAAGACAGGAAAGAATGTAATGAAACATCAGAATAATAACAATACTACACTACCAGACCTATATATGGCAATGACGCTTCTGGGTACAAACATACAATCATGGTTATCAGAGGGAAAGTGTCAAATTTCAAAATTTGGTTTAATTCATGTTTTTTTTTTTTTTTTTCATGACTTAAACGGAACCCTTGACCTCAAATCAGCCAAATTTCATCAACCTCTAAAACAACGTATTGATTCTAGCATAATCAACAGAAACTATGACAGCCCTTTCTGTCACAGACCAACCATACACAAAATTTTTGAGTACATGTTTACAACAGCCACTGGAATCAAAACAGTTGAGGTGCATGAATTTTCACCCAACTAACAACACCAAGCACAATCCTAGTTGCAACAAGTAGATATGCAACATCATATCAAATTATTTGAAACTACAAATGGATGAGAGCGCTCAAAAAGTGGCAACCATTATATCAAATTTGTAATTAAAAGAGATCTCACCTTGATTAACTGATTTGGAGTCTGGATTTGGTCATCAACGGAGACACCGGCAGATGGATGATAACTTCTGTTAGACGAGACGTCAAAAGCAATCAAACCATTTGCTTCACTCAATTTGATACAAGAAGTAGATTCTGGGTCAGCAGTCATATCATGATTGCTAAAATTGTTCATTTCAGTACTCCTACGATTTCTTAGATCTATGCGGCCAATTCCATTATTTTCCAATAGAGCAACCTTTTCTCCCTTAGACGGTGTTATACTGAGAGAGACTGGAACAGAGCCAGTATGCAGATCCTTGCTACCTTCTGCCAAAATGGCATTTAATGTGGGAGATAGTCTTCCATAATCGTACTTACGTGGGTTTTCTTCCACAATACTCATGTCATTCGAGTCTTCACCGCCTCTGACCTTATCGACAGGAACCAAGGACTGGGGAGTAAGATTCTTTGGTTTTGCTAGGGACATAAGACTTCCTGAATCACTGGGATTATGGGTTGGTGTCTTCTCTGCAAAGGGAATGCGAAAAGACGTCGGGGTCTTCAGATATCCTCCAGAGTCTGACCTTGCAATACTACGATAATGCAATGAAAACGCAGTAGTGTCCATTGTAGTTTCATGAAAGTCATCTGAGGCTGCGGAATCAGATAGTCCTGGTCTAATGAAATCCGACGATACAGGACCAAAGAAATCGTCTTCTGCAAAAACAAATCATGACAAACACCAGTTATTGAGATAACCAAAAACAAACTAATGCTAGAAACAAAATGCTAGGATTTCCTTTCTTTAATCACATGTAATTCAATATAACAATAAAAATCTGCGAATCTCATCTTCGGACATCTTAATATCACTAACATAATTCAGAAATTTCATCAACAAAACAACATATGCTACTGAAATCCCCACATCAACCAACAACAAGCCAATGCATACAGTCGAAAATTCGATTCACAGGCACATTGAAGGCACAAATACACAATAAAGTAATAATTTGTTTCCCAAAGCAAATAATGATGATTAATCGAAAAAGAAAATAAGAAAGATAGCTTTACCGTTGTTGGAGGTAGCAGAGCCAGGAACGCTACTCATCGGAGAAGGCGAACCGAGCGGTCGCAAAAACGACTTCCTCCCGTCGTCGTCGTCCTCCTCGTCATCGGAGTCCTTGAAATCGTCGCTTTCGCCGCCGACATCCTTGAAAAACCCTACAGCGCCTTTCTCCGGCTCGGCGGAGCCGTTTAGAGAGCTGGATTGGGGCTCGGAGTCGGGAGTGTGGTCGGAGTCCTCGTCGTCGCGGCGGAATATGTGGACGGAGGTGATCTCGGTGTCGGCGAAGCTCACGCGCCGGGAGCGTTTCCTCTTGATTCGCAAGGCTATTGTCTCCGGGTCGGTCTCGGAGGTGGGAGGCGGCTCGTCGGGGACCTTAGAGGCCATAGGAAATGGAGGAATCGGAGAATTTAGGGTTTGCGGTTTGGGGTTTGAGGACGAAGCAGTGACTGTGGGACTGGAGCGGGAGAGAGAGAGAGACAGAGTGGAGGGAAATTTCTTTTTGTTTTAAATGTCGTATTTATCTGCGACTTATTTTTCATTTTCTAGGCCAATCAGGTATTCAGGTTTATATTTTGAATTGTTTTTCACATCAAAATGGCAAAGAGACACGAATAGACCAAGTATTAACGAGGCCACCGCATTTAGGTTTTAGGATATAACTCCAACATTTTGTTTATAATAGGTTTAGGATTTGTAAAATCTCATCTCCAAGAAAAAAACATGTTAAACCTCTAGAGAGCAAGATCGTTTTGACCATGGATATGGACATACTCAGTTAGAACTACAGAGGCATCTGCGGGGACTCTACTGTTAGGGCTGTGAAGGATTTAATCACCCAAAATTGGCCCCAAATTGTGTTTCTTTGTGAAACCAAAATCAGCAATACAAGGACCTTTGAGCACTTACGACTGTCGATTTGCGCAGGGCTTTGGAGTGCTTAGTGATGGGTTATCGGGTGGCCTAGCAGTGTTCGGAACGACGACGTGAAGGTGCTCATTGGTACGTCATCGTTGCACCATATTGATATGGAAATTGATGGAGAGCCTGGTAATATCCGATGGAGATTGACAGGTTTCTATGGTTGGCCACGTACTGTTGATCGAGATAAGTCATGGCAATTACTCAAGGATTTGTGTGATTTGAATTCGCTACCTTGGGTGGTGATAGGAGACTTCAATGAGATTCTCAACAGTGGCGAGAAAATGGATGGACCAATGCGACCCAAATGTCAGATGAGAGGCTTTAGGGAAGCTCTTGGCTACGGTGATCTACTGGATCTAGGGTTTATGGGACCTGCTACTACATGGTGGAATTCGGAAACAAAGTTGCGCTTGGATAGAGCGGTGTGCACACCGTCTTGGTGCGATATTTGTGGGCATGCTAGGGTCCAACACCTTCCTCCAAGCGACTCAGACCATTTGCCAATCTTGCTGCGTGCTAACTTTGTCATGATTCCTAAGCGTCCTAGGCTCCATAGGTTCAAGGTTGAAGCACACTGGTTGCAACATGGGGAATGTGATAATGTTGTGAAGGAGGCTTGGATGACAGATGTAACGGGTTCACCATGTATCAGGTTGCAAAGAAGATTCGTTACACTAGACTGAAATTGGATGCTTGGCAGAAGAACATTTTTAGGGGTTGTCAAATAGATGATGGGTATTCGTTGTAGATTAAAGGAACTCATGGATGTTAGAATTTCGGGGGATGTAGTCGAGGAGAAAAAACGTCTTTCTTCTCACTTGCAATCTTTGTTATCACAGGAGGAAACTTTCTGAAGACAACGAGCAAAGGTAACTTGGCTACGTGATGGTGATCGAAATACGACTTACTTTCACCGTAAAGCTAGCAACAAAAAGCGAAAGAACAATATCAAGGGGGGTTGTATGATGAGTGTGGTATGTGGGTAGAGGATGATGAGGGGGTTGAGAAGATTGTTTCCTTGTATTTCAGTCGTATGTTTACGGTAGAGGATGTGGACATGGAGGCCATGAATTCTACGTTCGCTACGATTGAGCCTTGTGTTACTAGGGAGATGAATGAGCAATTGTGTTCTTCTTATTCACAGGATGAAATTCGGTCTGCTCTGTTCCAAATGTACCCAACTAAGTCCTCGGGGCCTGATGGTATGCCTCCTTTGTTCTTCCAACACTATTGGGATACGATTGGTGAGGATGTCACCGTTGCGGTTCAAAACTTCCTAAATCTAGTCAACACTATTTTACGCACATCTGTTTGATTCCAAAGGTCCCAAATCCGGAACATATGTCTGATTTACGACCTATTGCCTTATGTAACGTGATCTATAGGATTTGTTATAAGGTTATAGCTAATAGGTTGAAGCTTCTACTGCCAGAAGTCATCTCACCTTATCAGAGTGCCTTTGTGCCAGGTCGATTGATTATTGACAACATCCTTGTTGCTAATGAGCTAGCACACTTTGTTCATAACAAAAAAGGTGGGGAGGAAGGCTATATGGCATTGAAATTGAACTTAAGCAAAGCTTACAATATAATGGAGTGGTTCTTCCTTCGGAAGGTTTTAGAGAGGTTTGGTTTTGCAGCAGTATGGATCGAAATGGTGATGCAGTGTGTCAGTTCGGTAAGGTACTCATTCTTGGTGAGAGGTAAACCAAGGGGTTTTGTGATTCCCAACTGTGGTCTACGGCAAGGAGACCCTCTATCCCCTTATTTATTTCTGCTTGGAGTGGAGAGTTTCTCAACATTATTGCAACGGACGCAGCAATTGGGTTGGCTTCTGGGACTAGAAATTTGTGCAAAGGCTCCACAGGTTAATCATCATCTCTTTGCTGATGACAGTATGCTCTATGCTAATGCATCTTTAGATGACTGTTATCACATTCAAGATGTCATTGAAACCTATGGACGTGCTTCGGGCCAACTTGTGAATTTTGAAAAAAGCTCTATTGTGTTAAGTAATAATGTTTCAGAATTTATGCAGGAGGAGATCTATAGTTTGTTGGGCATGGAGGTAGTTACTTCCCATGAAAAATACTTGGGTCTTCCTACTTATGTAGGGAGGAAAAAAACAGCTACATTTCAGTTTATTAAGGAGAGGTTAGCGAAGAAGGTCTCTGGTTGGCAAGATAGAACTCTTAGTGGTGCAGGCAGAGATATATTCATTCGTGTGGTTGCCCAATCACTTCCAACTTATGCAATGAGTGTGTTCAAGCTAATAAAGAATTTATGTGAAGATCTTGAGCAGCTATGTGCTAAGTTTTGGTGGGGTAGCACTAAGGAAAAAAGGAAAATACATTGGAAGCATTGGAAGGCTCTATGTAATCCTAAAGAAGAAGGAGGCTTGGGGTTTCGTAGCTTGGAGGAATTCAATTCAGCTATGCTAGCTAAACAAGCTTGGCGTGTGATTCATTACCCGAACTC of the Fragaria vesca subsp. vesca linkage group LG6, FraVesHawaii_1.0, whole genome shotgun sequence genome contains:
- the LOC101311698 gene encoding uncharacterized protein LOC101311698, with the translated sequence MASKVPDEPPPTSETDPETIALRIKRKRSRRVSFADTEITSVHIFRRDDEDSDHTPDSEPQSSSLNGSAEPEKGAVGFFKDVGGESDDFKDSDDEEDDDDGRKSFLRPLGSPSPMSSVPGSATSNNEDDFFGPVSSDFIRPGLSDSAASDDFHETTMDTTAFSLHYRSIARSDSGGYLKTPTSFRIPFAEKTPTHNPSDSGSLMSLAKPKNLTPQSLVPVDKVRGGEDSNDMSIVEENPRKYDYGRLSPTLNAILAEGSKDLHTGSVPVSLSITPSKGEKVALLENNGIGRIDLRNRRSTEMNNFSNHDMTADPESTSCIKLSEANGLIAFDVSSNRSYHPSAGVSVDDQIQTPNQLIKVSNKLTEDKFQKGIKSSELLAVNGDLLANVNSKSTKSLQFDAYPLHDPASQHLNLGLGKENSPKDRRHNSNIDPHSVKEGSIPMLSARGQQSIMNTPNITRHSETVTPSSKHEVWYPSIQKSISRLRNPEPSPRASSLKDGIEKLICRLSSYSSPNAPLSTVMADISKDLQRDFNKSPTAFLEKQVGDLEKRGQKSLVNTGSNDIENPVNIQKLGKDENSTVTDSLLKDKCDRPVEEVAPPSQLSVSGSKRTQHLLMSDNATKGTMVSSGTDFLLADKQEVNLPHVQLQSENNLQTPLSGAGILNIQLRSPHKRFQPGLEPQSKPFVGRSMTESSLQSPPSKDSAPNNFMEGPSQSPSRKKQTPSPPLGNTPWSPLKKEPSQSPYRKETARSSSKKKLSESPSGKEQIGTPIVEEPNYSLFLKDLTLSPFRPSYTEHIDNMQPLGKDIESPELISINHPNDCYQGLHISQSPLIKQDAESSFGRKRRNPRLSLEDGDCTDMVPGSQRSSKVHRSENYDTQLILGHSTKLQSDREKHGGESSDTKWESWTDILVKFSGDSEQLLSPLTSNLNLKAIGVLEDILIHLVKPKKYETLCAQIQSQNVNCISRGHKRVAEARLLLYRLAYEKARLQLMQLKRHKLQVFFVL
- the LOC101314393 gene encoding uncharacterized protein LOC101314393, with the protein product MLKVNFTQCQSEAGKRETPVDERRSCLVGEQEAPSDNMSAMRHELKASDGQLKSLSNFFHSHIKLKGEPSYGDTISLVHDHLKTRTFCRLIRREFQLWDVDKFEIKNGHYNILLSYHGYISQRFGGNVGPTSRIVISKKLNDAKIMKAFPNIGSLVAFGFVLDSEVTKEIFDSRCLAQETQVIRSQLCNLLDVVEEVQLARFEIVNLIQTRFHTPSDDQLDLQLCFLNCKSSRKVTLSLDMTCLKRGVYPSEILPYQIQASESAAQVLLPQSLLADIRAAAEGLGSGSARIMRLCKCISQVVQSS